In Arthrobacter sp. CDRTa11, one DNA window encodes the following:
- a CDS encoding proteasome assembly chaperone family protein, with the protein MLERISGSLLDPDALYASNIELFHSPALRGLNLVMGFTGFADAGHVVKQINAELLDTLDAEPVAVFDADQLIDYRSRRPHVSFVEDHLQDYQEPRLALYRLIDGLGNPFLLLAGFEPDLQWERFARAVVGIVEKLDVNLVTWTHSIPMPVPHTRPVGVTVHGNRPELIEGISVWKPTVEVPAAVGHILELRLVEAGRNVAGYVIHVPHYLAEAEYPTAAVAGLEYLGAATSLMLPTDRLREAGREVGRQIAEQIDASEDVQQVVSRLETRYDEKAEGTVRRSLLADENDELPNGDVLGAAVEAYLARENPAQ; encoded by the coding sequence GTGCTTGAACGGATTTCCGGCTCCCTGCTGGACCCCGATGCGCTCTACGCGAGCAACATCGAGTTGTTCCACAGCCCGGCGCTCCGCGGGCTGAACCTGGTGATGGGCTTCACCGGGTTTGCCGATGCCGGACATGTGGTCAAGCAGATCAATGCCGAGCTGCTGGACACCCTTGATGCCGAGCCGGTGGCAGTGTTCGATGCCGACCAGCTGATCGATTACAGGTCCCGGCGGCCCCACGTCTCCTTTGTGGAGGACCACCTGCAGGACTACCAGGAGCCCCGGCTGGCGCTGTATCGGCTGATTGACGGCCTCGGAAATCCGTTCCTCCTGCTGGCCGGGTTCGAACCGGACCTTCAATGGGAGCGGTTTGCCCGTGCTGTTGTTGGGATTGTGGAAAAGCTGGACGTGAACCTGGTGACGTGGACCCATTCCATTCCCATGCCAGTTCCGCATACCCGCCCGGTAGGCGTCACTGTCCACGGCAACAGGCCGGAACTGATCGAGGGCATCTCGGTGTGGAAGCCCACCGTGGAGGTCCCGGCGGCTGTCGGCCACATCCTGGAACTCCGGCTGGTTGAGGCAGGACGAAACGTGGCGGGTTACGTGATCCACGTTCCGCACTACCTGGCTGAGGCGGAATACCCCACGGCCGCAGTAGCGGGCCTGGAATACCTTGGTGCCGCAACGTCCCTGATGCTGCCCACGGACAGGCTCCGGGAAGCGGGCCGGGAAGTCGGACGCCAAATAGCTGAGCAGATAGACGCCTCCGAAGACGTCCAGCAGGTGGTGTCACGGCTGGAGACCCGCTACGACGAGAAGGCTGAGGGCACTGTCCGCCGGTCGCTCCTCGCTGACGAAAACGACGAACTGCCCAACGGCGACGTGCTGGGGGCTGCGGTTGAGGCTTACCTCGCCAGGGAGAACCCTGCCCAGTAG
- a CDS encoding S41 family peptidase: MTSSSYLRFPHVHGDLVTFVAEDDVWIAPLGGGRAWRVSSLQLPARNPRFTPDGKRLVWTVVQGTAPEVVTAKVDGGGYRQLTYFGHSTTRVKGFTANGSVIVTSAFRQAESRHTYAYSLPVDGGWAEELPFGPVESVAFGPEVGDERPVVLGSVLSREPAWWKRYRGGTSGKLWIDTDGNGEFERLVPELDGNLTDPMWVDGRIAFLSDHEGYGNLYSVKPGGEDLRRHTDHEDFYVRHASTDGQRIIFESAGELWLLNDLESEALRLDISLGSASQSRRPGLLKASQHLGAVVPDATGSASAVEAHGTIHWIRHKDGPSRIVEATPGVRARLPRPLDGGRLAYIADHDGVEALYIREIAAPVPGVPGPARGQAPAPVTPAAPPEGADAALPRPVPAASNTGQAHASQVVPVPDDSRADVAPDPAESPADAQEPPAAARIDFPKPSRASAMESSPDGRWLAVGTSFGDVYVADTTSGTLSLVASIGEGTIAELGWSPDSCWLAWSEPVTSFGSRSRLRLVNVSKADGGVVDVTDGRFCDTSPAFTPDGKFLAFLSNRSFDPVYDGHSFDLSFPSPIKPYLVALAADTPSPFGPAVDLDGSENGSENRSDNSGGADSSEEKGSGDAVAAMRVDPEGLAHRVIGVPVPQGNYTALKTTEGALLWLDWALAGVTGDGKASQDDKDALPSLVRYDLARRKSSTLVEALASYRLSGDRKRVVLVHDKQVIVVPADAKADEDSGQVVKVDLGRIRVMMDPLSVWGQAFEEAWRLQRDFFWAEDMAGQDWESVHKRYRPLVDRLGSHDDLMDLLWELHGELGTSHAYVKPAPVTENGSNGQGRLGADLALTPAGWEITRILAGESSDPLATSPLTRPGAGAKAGDVLLAIDGVPLSDSVTPAMLLVGAAGRAVELTLSNGAGHGTEAGRQRRIAVVPIKDEERLRYQEWVAGNRRTVREASNGTFGYLHIPDMMANGWAQLHRDLDTETALDGLIVDVRRNRGGHTSQLVAELIGRKVTGWSMPRGERPRTYPHHAPRGPVIILADEFAGSDGDIITQVSKLRGIGPVIGTRTWGGVVGIDNRFSLADGTGVTQPRYANWFTGGVGWSVENYGVDPDIEVTYPPHAYAAGRDPQLEYGIGALKEMIQELPTDRPPVREGYRSLRPAPLPARKPAL; encoded by the coding sequence ATGACCTCTTCGAGCTACCTCCGCTTTCCGCATGTCCACGGTGATCTGGTTACTTTCGTGGCCGAAGACGACGTCTGGATTGCGCCACTGGGCGGCGGCCGTGCCTGGCGGGTATCCTCGCTCCAGTTGCCCGCCCGCAATCCCCGCTTCACGCCCGACGGCAAGCGGCTCGTCTGGACCGTGGTCCAGGGCACGGCGCCTGAAGTGGTTACGGCGAAGGTCGACGGCGGCGGTTACCGGCAGCTGACCTATTTCGGGCACAGCACCACCCGGGTCAAGGGCTTCACCGCCAACGGCTCCGTTATTGTGACAAGCGCCTTCCGCCAGGCTGAAAGCCGGCACACCTATGCCTACAGCCTCCCGGTTGATGGCGGATGGGCTGAGGAGCTTCCTTTTGGCCCCGTTGAATCCGTCGCCTTTGGACCGGAAGTCGGCGACGAGCGCCCCGTAGTCCTGGGCAGCGTTCTCTCCCGCGAACCTGCCTGGTGGAAGCGCTACCGCGGTGGCACATCCGGCAAGCTCTGGATCGACACGGACGGCAACGGGGAGTTTGAGCGCCTCGTTCCGGAATTGGACGGAAACCTCACGGACCCCATGTGGGTGGACGGACGGATTGCGTTCCTCTCTGACCACGAAGGGTACGGAAACCTGTACTCCGTCAAGCCAGGCGGAGAGGACCTGCGCCGCCACACCGACCATGAGGATTTCTACGTCCGGCACGCCTCCACCGATGGCCAGCGGATCATTTTCGAATCGGCCGGCGAGCTGTGGCTCCTCAACGACCTTGAGTCAGAAGCCCTACGGCTGGACATCTCACTGGGTTCGGCCTCCCAGTCCCGGCGGCCGGGCCTCCTGAAGGCCTCGCAGCACCTCGGTGCGGTGGTTCCTGATGCCACCGGGTCCGCGAGTGCTGTTGAGGCCCACGGAACGATCCACTGGATCAGGCACAAGGACGGCCCGTCCCGCATCGTGGAGGCCACCCCCGGCGTCCGGGCCAGGCTTCCCCGGCCGCTCGACGGCGGCCGGCTCGCCTACATCGCCGACCACGACGGTGTGGAAGCCCTCTACATCAGGGAGATCGCCGCCCCGGTCCCCGGCGTCCCAGGCCCTGCCCGCGGGCAGGCTCCCGCGCCCGTTACGCCCGCGGCCCCACCAGAAGGGGCGGACGCTGCGCTTCCCCGTCCCGTCCCGGCGGCCAGCAACACAGGCCAGGCGCACGCCAGCCAGGTTGTTCCCGTTCCTGACGATTCACGGGCCGATGTTGCCCCGGACCCGGCAGAATCACCGGCGGATGCGCAAGAGCCGCCGGCAGCCGCCCGCATCGACTTCCCGAAGCCCTCACGCGCCAGCGCCATGGAATCAAGCCCGGACGGCCGTTGGCTTGCCGTGGGCACCTCCTTTGGCGACGTATACGTTGCGGACACCACTTCCGGGACGCTGTCACTGGTAGCCAGCATCGGCGAAGGCACCATCGCTGAACTGGGCTGGTCGCCGGACTCCTGCTGGCTGGCCTGGTCCGAGCCGGTCACGTCCTTCGGCTCCAGGAGCAGGCTGCGCCTTGTCAACGTCTCCAAAGCCGACGGCGGCGTGGTTGACGTTACCGACGGCCGCTTCTGCGACACATCACCCGCTTTCACCCCGGACGGAAAGTTCCTGGCCTTCCTGTCCAACAGAAGCTTCGATCCGGTCTACGACGGACACTCGTTCGACCTGTCCTTCCCCAGCCCCATCAAGCCTTACCTGGTGGCCCTGGCGGCAGACACTCCATCCCCGTTCGGTCCGGCCGTTGACCTCGACGGATCTGAGAACGGATCTGAGAACAGATCTGACAACAGCGGGGGTGCTGACAGCAGTGAAGAAAAGGGCTCCGGGGACGCCGTTGCCGCAATGCGGGTTGATCCTGAGGGCCTGGCCCACCGCGTGATCGGCGTCCCGGTGCCACAGGGCAACTACACCGCTCTGAAGACCACTGAGGGGGCACTGCTGTGGCTGGACTGGGCGCTCGCCGGGGTGACAGGTGACGGCAAGGCAAGCCAGGATGACAAGGACGCCCTCCCCAGCCTGGTGCGGTATGACCTTGCCCGGCGCAAGTCCTCCACTCTGGTAGAGGCACTGGCCAGCTACCGGCTCTCGGGGGACCGCAAGAGGGTGGTGCTGGTCCACGACAAGCAGGTGATTGTGGTGCCGGCCGACGCCAAAGCCGATGAAGACTCAGGTCAGGTGGTCAAGGTGGACCTTGGCAGGATCAGGGTCATGATGGATCCGCTCAGCGTCTGGGGCCAGGCCTTTGAGGAGGCCTGGCGCCTGCAGCGGGACTTCTTCTGGGCTGAAGACATGGCTGGCCAGGACTGGGAGTCAGTACACAAGCGCTACAGGCCCCTGGTGGACCGCCTCGGATCCCACGACGACCTCATGGACCTGCTGTGGGAACTCCACGGCGAGCTGGGGACGTCGCACGCCTACGTAAAGCCCGCGCCGGTCACTGAAAATGGCAGCAACGGCCAGGGCAGGCTCGGCGCTGACCTCGCCTTGACGCCGGCAGGCTGGGAAATCACCCGCATCCTGGCCGGTGAATCCTCCGATCCGCTGGCGACCTCACCCTTGACCCGTCCGGGGGCGGGGGCCAAGGCCGGTGACGTGCTGCTGGCCATCGACGGAGTGCCGCTCTCGGATTCCGTCACCCCTGCGATGCTGCTGGTAGGCGCGGCCGGCCGTGCAGTGGAGCTCACCCTCAGCAACGGAGCAGGGCACGGAACAGAGGCAGGCAGGCAACGGCGCATCGCTGTTGTCCCCATTAAGGACGAAGAACGCCTGCGCTACCAGGAATGGGTTGCCGGCAACCGCCGGACAGTCCGGGAAGCGTCAAACGGAACGTTCGGATACCTGCACATCCCTGACATGATGGCCAACGGCTGGGCGCAGCTCCACCGTGACCTGGACACGGAGACGGCTTTGGATGGGCTGATTGTCGATGTCCGCCGGAACCGCGGCGGACACACCTCACAGCTGGTGGCCGAACTGATCGGCCGTAAGGTGACGGGCTGGAGCATGCCCCGGGGAGAACGGCCCAGGACCTACCCGCATCATGCTCCCCGCGGTCCGGTCATCATCCTCGCTGATGAATTTGCCGGGTCCGACGGCGACATCATCACCCAGGTATCCAAGCTGCGGGGGATCGGGCCCGTCATCGGTACCCGCACCTGGGGCGGCGTGGTGGGCATCGACAACCGGTTCTCGCTCGCTGACGGTACCGGGGTCACCCAGCCAAGGTACGCGAACTGGTTCACCGGCGGCGTTGGCTGGAGCGTGGAGAACTATGGCGTGGACCCGGACATCGAGGTGACGTACCCGCCCCATGCCTATGCCGCTGGCCGCGACCCGCAGCTCGAGTACGGGATCGGCGCACTCAAGGAAATGATCCAGGAACTGCCCACCGACAGGCCGCCGGTCCGTGAGGGTTACCGCAGTCTCCGGCCCGCCCCGCTCCCGGCCCGCAAGCCAGCGCTCTAA
- a CDS encoding leucyl aminopeptidase: protein MVKNTEINLSTLSRDLRKASSDAVVIGVGQGPDGPVLLDNPLAAKSAEAVADSLKALGVTGAADQVVRLPGLPETGAGVLVLAGVGKVGADGVLEEEALRRAAGSAVRQLAGLATVVIALPTAGVADVAALAEGAALGAYSFTEYRTSKNGMKDPVRNAVIFTEVAGDKELNAALTRAALIGKAVNATRSLVNQPPSHLYPESFAEAAKELAKGLPVKVTVWDERRLEKEGFGGIMGVGKGSTRQPRLVKVEYAPAKATAKIALVGKGITFDTGGISIKPALNMGDMKSDMAGAAVVLNTVLALAGLGLQVKATAWLCIAENMPSGAASRPADVLTMFGGKTVEVLNTDAEGRLVMADGLVAASKEYPDAIIDVATLTGAQLIALGNRTAGVMGSDSVTAPLKAAADRAGELVWPMPLPEELRPSLDSQVADLANIGERHGGMMTAAVFLREFVGKGKDGEQIPWAHIDIAGPSFNNGSPYGYTHKQGTGSTVRTLVAYVEDLLAAAA from the coding sequence GTGGTCAAGAATACCGAAATTAACCTTAGTACCCTCTCACGGGACCTCAGGAAGGCATCGTCCGACGCCGTTGTCATCGGCGTCGGACAGGGACCTGATGGGCCCGTCCTCCTCGACAATCCCCTGGCAGCCAAGTCCGCCGAGGCGGTTGCTGACTCACTAAAGGCCCTCGGTGTCACGGGCGCAGCGGACCAGGTCGTCAGGCTTCCCGGGCTGCCGGAGACAGGCGCCGGCGTCCTGGTCCTGGCCGGCGTGGGCAAAGTGGGGGCGGACGGCGTGCTGGAAGAGGAAGCACTCCGCCGGGCCGCAGGCTCCGCAGTGCGCCAACTGGCCGGCCTTGCCACTGTTGTCATTGCGCTTCCGACGGCGGGAGTCGCCGACGTCGCGGCGCTCGCCGAGGGTGCAGCGCTGGGCGCCTATTCGTTCACTGAGTACCGGACCTCCAAGAACGGCATGAAGGACCCCGTACGCAACGCGGTGATCTTCACCGAAGTTGCGGGGGACAAGGAACTCAATGCCGCCCTGACCCGCGCGGCACTGATCGGCAAGGCCGTCAACGCCACCCGGTCCCTGGTTAACCAGCCGCCGAGCCACCTGTACCCGGAGTCCTTCGCCGAGGCCGCCAAGGAACTGGCCAAGGGCCTCCCCGTGAAGGTCACCGTGTGGGATGAACGGCGCCTCGAGAAGGAAGGCTTCGGCGGGATTATGGGCGTGGGCAAGGGTTCCACCCGCCAGCCGCGCCTGGTCAAGGTGGAATACGCCCCTGCCAAGGCAACGGCAAAAATCGCTTTGGTCGGAAAGGGCATCACCTTCGACACCGGCGGCATCTCCATCAAGCCGGCCCTGAACATGGGTGACATGAAGAGCGATATGGCGGGTGCCGCCGTCGTCCTCAACACTGTGCTGGCGCTCGCCGGCCTTGGGCTGCAGGTGAAGGCCACCGCCTGGCTGTGCATCGCCGAAAACATGCCCTCTGGTGCCGCTTCGCGGCCTGCCGATGTGCTGACCATGTTCGGCGGCAAGACAGTCGAGGTCCTGAACACCGACGCCGAAGGGCGCCTGGTGATGGCCGACGGCCTGGTGGCAGCGAGCAAGGAATACCCGGACGCCATCATCGACGTCGCCACCCTGACCGGGGCGCAGCTCATTGCGCTGGGTAACCGGACCGCCGGAGTGATGGGATCAGACAGCGTCACGGCTCCGCTCAAGGCTGCGGCAGACCGGGCAGGTGAACTGGTGTGGCCCATGCCCCTGCCGGAGGAACTGCGTCCCAGCCTTGACTCCCAGGTGGCCGACCTCGCCAACATCGGGGAACGCCACGGCGGCATGATGACCGCCGCCGTTTTCCTGCGCGAGTTTGTAGGCAAGGGCAAGGACGGCGAGCAGATCCCCTGGGCACACATTGACATTGCCGGGCCGTCCTTTAACAACGGCAGCCCGTACGGCTACACCCACAAGCAGGGAACGGGCAGCACTGTCCGCACCCTGGTGGCCTACGTGGAGGACCTCCTGGCCGCTGCCGCCTGA
- the sucB gene encoding 2-oxoglutarate dehydrogenase, E2 component, dihydrolipoamide succinyltransferase translates to MSESVNLPALGESVTEGTVTRWLKQVGDRVEVDEPLLEVSTDKVDTEIPSPIAGVIEEILVAEDETAEVGAPLVRIGDGSGSNGTSPAAAAAPAAPAEAEAPAAPAEEAAPAAPAEAAAPAAPAEEAPQAPAAGGDSHEVTLPALGESVTEGTVTRWLKAVGDSVEVDEPLLEVSTDKVDTEIPSPVAGTLQEIRVNEDETAEVGSVLAVIGSGAAAPAAAPAPAPEAQQESPAAPAAPAAAPEAAAPEQEAPKQEAAPAAAPAPAAAPAPAAAPAPAAAPAANGSDSGYVTPLVRKLANQQGVDISSLTGTGVGGRIRKQDVLAAAEAKAAPASAAAPAAPSAPAAPAAAAPAASSLRGTVQKAPRIRQVIARRMRESLEISTQLTQVHEVDMTKIAKLRLKAKNSFQAQNGVKLTFLPFIAKAVAEALKQHPKLNAAYDEDKQEITYHNAEHLAIAVDTDKGLLVPVITDAGSLNLAGLAGKIADVAGRTRGGKIGPDELSGGTFSITNIGSVGALFDTPIINQPQVGILGTGAIVKRAVVVSDENGDDSIAIRSMMYLSLTYDHRLVDGADAGRFLQTLKARLEEGAFESDLGL, encoded by the coding sequence ATGTCTGAATCCGTTAACTTGCCCGCCCTCGGTGAGAGCGTCACCGAAGGAACCGTCACCCGCTGGCTCAAGCAGGTAGGTGACCGGGTAGAAGTGGACGAGCCGCTGCTCGAGGTTTCCACCGACAAAGTAGACACCGAAATCCCCTCTCCGATAGCCGGCGTCATCGAGGAAATCCTCGTTGCCGAAGACGAGACCGCCGAAGTGGGCGCTCCCCTGGTCCGCATCGGCGACGGTTCCGGATCCAACGGCACCAGCCCTGCTGCTGCAGCAGCCCCTGCTGCTCCGGCGGAAGCAGAAGCTCCTGCTGCTCCTGCCGAGGAGGCAGCCCCCGCTGCTCCGGCTGAAGCGGCAGCCCCCGCCGCGCCTGCCGAAGAAGCACCGCAGGCACCCGCTGCCGGTGGCGACAGCCACGAGGTCACCTTGCCTGCTCTCGGCGAGAGCGTCACCGAAGGCACCGTGACGCGCTGGCTCAAGGCCGTTGGCGACTCCGTTGAGGTTGATGAGCCGCTGCTTGAGGTATCAACTGACAAAGTAGACACCGAGATCCCCTCCCCCGTGGCCGGAACGCTTCAGGAAATCCGGGTCAATGAGGATGAAACCGCCGAGGTGGGCTCCGTTCTGGCCGTCATCGGTTCCGGTGCCGCAGCCCCGGCCGCCGCACCAGCCCCGGCTCCGGAAGCGCAGCAGGAGTCGCCCGCAGCGCCTGCGGCCCCGGCCGCAGCACCTGAGGCCGCAGCACCTGAGCAGGAGGCACCGAAGCAGGAAGCCGCACCCGCTGCTGCTCCGGCACCTGCTGCTGCTCCCGCGCCGGCTGCCGCTCCGGCACCTGCCGCCGCGCCTGCTGCCAACGGCTCCGACTCCGGTTACGTCACTCCCCTGGTCCGCAAGCTGGCGAACCAGCAGGGTGTGGATATCTCCTCCCTGACCGGCACCGGTGTGGGTGGCCGCATCCGCAAGCAGGACGTCCTCGCAGCCGCAGAGGCAAAGGCTGCGCCCGCTTCAGCCGCTGCCCCTGCTGCTCCCTCGGCACCCGCCGCCCCGGCCGCCGCCGCTCCCGCCGCTTCGTCCCTGCGCGGCACAGTGCAGAAGGCCCCGCGCATCCGCCAGGTCATCGCCCGGCGCATGCGTGAATCCCTTGAAATCTCGACGCAGCTGACGCAGGTGCACGAGGTGGACATGACCAAGATCGCCAAGCTGCGCCTCAAGGCCAAGAACTCGTTCCAGGCCCAGAACGGCGTCAAGCTCACGTTCCTGCCGTTTATTGCCAAGGCCGTCGCCGAGGCATTGAAGCAGCACCCGAAGCTCAACGCCGCCTACGACGAAGACAAGCAGGAGATCACGTACCACAACGCCGAGCACCTGGCGATTGCCGTGGACACGGACAAGGGACTCCTGGTGCCCGTGATCACCGATGCCGGAAGCCTGAACCTGGCTGGCCTGGCCGGCAAGATCGCGGACGTTGCCGGCCGCACCCGCGGCGGGAAGATCGGACCGGACGAGCTGTCCGGCGGAACGTTCAGCATCACCAACATCGGTTCGGTCGGGGCCCTGTTCGACACCCCGATCATCAACCAGCCGCAGGTGGGGATCCTGGGCACCGGCGCCATCGTCAAGCGTGCCGTCGTTGTTTCCGACGAAAACGGTGACGATTCGATCGCCATCCGGTCCATGATGTACCTCTCCCTGACCTACGATCACCGCCTGGTGGACGGGGCCGATGCAGGCCGCTTCCTCCAGACGCTGAAGGCCCGCCTTGAAGAAGGCGCGTTCGAAAGCGACCTGGGCCTCTAA
- the lpdA gene encoding dihydrolipoyl dehydrogenase: MADQATAQEFDILVLGGGSGGYATALRAVQLGFTVGLVEKGKLGGTCLHNGCIPTKALLHSAELADHARDSAKYGVNVTLDGIDINAVNAYKDGIVAGKFKGLQGLIKSKGITVIEGEGKLQGTDTVVVNGTAYKGKNIVLATGSYSRSLPGLEIGGRVITSDEALTMDYIPKSAIVLGGGVIGVEFASVWKSFGVDVTIVEGLPSLVPNEDTAIVKNLERAFKKRGIKFSTGIFFQGVEQNDSGVKVTLVDGQTFDAELLLVAVGRGPVTANLGYEEAGVTIDRGFVITNERLHTGVGNIYAVGDIVPGVQLAHRGYQQGIFVAEEIAGLKPVIVEDVNIPKVTYCEPEIATVGYTEKAAKEKFGDDQIQIQEYNLAGNGKSSILGTGGLVKLVRQKDGPVVGVHMIGSRMGEQIGEAQLIVNWEAYPEDVAQLVHAHPTQNEALGEAHLALAGKALHG; encoded by the coding sequence GTGGCCGATCAGGCAACTGCGCAAGAATTCGACATCCTGGTACTCGGTGGCGGCAGCGGCGGATACGCCACCGCCCTGCGGGCCGTTCAGCTTGGCTTCACCGTGGGCCTCGTCGAGAAGGGCAAACTCGGTGGCACCTGCCTCCATAACGGCTGTATCCCCACCAAGGCCCTGCTTCACTCGGCCGAACTGGCCGACCACGCCCGTGACTCCGCCAAGTATGGCGTGAACGTCACCCTCGACGGCATCGACATCAACGCCGTCAACGCGTACAAAGACGGCATCGTCGCCGGCAAGTTCAAGGGCCTGCAGGGACTCATCAAGTCCAAGGGCATCACCGTCATTGAAGGCGAAGGCAAGCTTCAGGGCACCGACACCGTTGTAGTGAACGGCACCGCCTACAAAGGCAAGAACATCGTCCTGGCCACAGGCTCCTACTCCCGGTCCCTCCCCGGACTGGAAATCGGCGGACGCGTCATCACCTCCGACGAAGCCCTCACCATGGACTACATCCCCAAGAGCGCGATCGTGCTCGGCGGCGGCGTCATCGGCGTCGAATTCGCCTCAGTATGGAAGTCCTTCGGCGTTGACGTGACCATCGTCGAGGGCCTGCCCTCCCTGGTTCCCAACGAGGACACCGCCATCGTCAAGAACCTGGAGCGTGCCTTCAAGAAGCGCGGCATCAAGTTCTCCACCGGCATCTTCTTCCAGGGCGTCGAGCAGAACGACTCCGGAGTCAAGGTCACCCTGGTGGACGGGCAGACGTTCGACGCCGAGCTCCTCCTGGTCGCTGTTGGCCGCGGCCCCGTCACGGCCAACCTCGGATACGAAGAAGCCGGCGTCACCATTGACCGCGGCTTCGTCATCACCAACGAGCGCCTGCACACCGGCGTGGGGAACATCTACGCCGTGGGTGACATCGTCCCCGGCGTCCAGCTCGCACACCGCGGCTACCAGCAGGGCATCTTCGTTGCCGAGGAGATCGCGGGCCTGAAGCCCGTCATCGTTGAAGACGTCAACATCCCCAAGGTCACCTACTGCGAGCCTGAAATCGCCACGGTCGGCTACACGGAGAAGGCCGCCAAGGAAAAGTTCGGCGACGACCAGATCCAAATCCAGGAATACAACCTCGCCGGCAACGGCAAGAGCTCCATCCTGGGCACCGGCGGCCTGGTCAAGCTGGTCCGCCAGAAGGACGGCCCCGTGGTGGGCGTGCACATGATCGGCTCCCGCATGGGCGAGCAGATCGGTGAAGCCCAGCTCATCGTGAACTGGGAAGCCTACCCGGAGGACGTGGCCCAGCTGGTCCACGCGCACCCCACGCAGAACGAGGCCCTGGGCGAAGCCCACCTGGCACTCGCGGGCAAAGCCCTCCACGGCTAA
- a CDS encoding OsmC family protein: MAATRTAHTVWNGDLMTGSGQTTLDSSGLGTFDVTWKARTEAAEGKTSPEELIAAAHASCYSMAFSNMLAQAGHAPEEVNTKADVTFVPGTGITGSHLTVSARIPGIDEAEFQKIAGEAKTGCPVSGALASIDITLDATLQS; encoded by the coding sequence ATGGCAGCAACACGCACCGCACACACAGTATGGAACGGCGACCTGATGACGGGTTCCGGCCAGACCACGTTGGACAGCTCAGGCCTCGGCACCTTCGACGTCACCTGGAAGGCACGCACCGAAGCCGCCGAAGGCAAGACCAGCCCGGAAGAACTGATCGCCGCTGCACATGCCAGCTGCTACTCCATGGCGTTCAGCAACATGTTGGCCCAGGCCGGTCACGCACCGGAAGAGGTCAACACCAAGGCTGACGTCACGTTCGTTCCCGGGACCGGCATTACGGGCAGCCACCTGACCGTGTCCGCACGGATCCCCGGCATCGACGAAGCAGAATTCCAGAAAATCGCCGGTGAGGCGAAGACCGGCTGCCCTGTTTCGGGAGCACTCGCGAGCATCGACATCACCCTGGACGCAACGCTGCAGTCCTGA
- a CDS encoding MFS transporter yields MTAPRAWLIWTIGIFAYLVAVTQRTSFGVVGLEATERFHASASAISFFTVLQLLVYAGLQIPVGLLVDRFGSRAMIAGGALLMGLGQLQLAFADSIPGGVAGRVLVGAGDAMTFISVIRLIPLWFAPSRVPLVTQLTGMSGQLGQLFSVVPFALVLHFSGWTPAFLMLAGMSGVAVVLVIILLQDVPPGTPRPQAQQGLRATGVSLARAWRQPGTRLGLWSHFTIQFSGTVFAMTWGYPFLISAQGLDTGTVAGLMGLYVAGALAVGPFIGRFVSRHPLRRSTLVLLIAAATAAAWAAVLLTPGRSPLWLLAGLVVVLAIGGPGSMIGFDFARTFNPAHRIGTATGIVNVGGFIAALISIFLIGLVLDILHASGFSNGVLYGLEPFRLALSVQFLVLGFGAAATLVCRRKVRRQMAAQGVVVPPLLRSLAEQRRATLAQRRQGSRTPED; encoded by the coding sequence GTGACTGCACCCCGGGCCTGGCTGATTTGGACCATCGGAATCTTCGCGTATCTGGTGGCCGTCACGCAGCGGACCTCGTTCGGTGTTGTGGGTCTTGAAGCCACCGAGCGGTTCCACGCCAGCGCATCAGCGATCTCCTTCTTCACCGTGTTGCAGCTCCTGGTGTACGCCGGGCTGCAAATCCCGGTTGGCCTCCTGGTGGACAGGTTCGGCTCCCGGGCTATGATTGCCGGCGGCGCCCTCCTCATGGGGCTCGGCCAGCTGCAGCTTGCCTTTGCAGACAGTATCCCGGGCGGCGTTGCGGGCCGTGTGCTGGTGGGCGCCGGCGATGCCATGACCTTTATTTCCGTGATCCGGCTCATTCCGCTGTGGTTTGCCCCGTCCCGCGTGCCGCTGGTGACGCAGCTGACGGGTATGTCCGGCCAGCTTGGACAGCTGTTCAGCGTGGTCCCCTTTGCCCTGGTCCTTCATTTCTCCGGCTGGACACCGGCCTTCCTGATGCTGGCAGGCATGTCCGGAGTCGCCGTCGTGCTGGTCATTATCCTGCTGCAGGACGTCCCGCCCGGGACGCCGCGGCCGCAGGCGCAGCAGGGCCTGCGCGCCACCGGTGTGTCGCTTGCGAGGGCATGGCGCCAGCCTGGCACCAGGCTGGGACTGTGGAGCCACTTCACCATCCAGTTCAGCGGCACGGTGTTCGCCATGACGTGGGGATATCCCTTCCTGATCTCGGCTCAGGGCCTGGACACCGGGACTGTCGCTGGACTTATGGGGCTTTACGTGGCGGGCGCTTTGGCCGTGGGCCCGTTTATTGGCCGGTTTGTCTCCAGGCACCCGCTGCGCCGCTCCACCCTGGTCCTGCTGATCGCTGCCGCCACGGCCGCTGCCTGGGCCGCGGTGCTGCTCACCCCCGGCCGTTCCCCGCTCTGGCTTCTTGCCGGGCTGGTGGTGGTGCTCGCGATCGGCGGGCCGGGTTCGATGATCGGCTTCGATTTCGCCCGGACCTTCAATCCCGCCCACCGGATCGGCACCGCGACCGGCATCGTGAACGTGGGCGGGTTCATTGCGGCCCTGATATCGATTTTCCTGATCGGGCTTGTGCTGGACATTCTCCATGCCAGCGGGTTCTCCAACGGAGTTCTCTATGGCCTGGAACCGTTCCGGCTCGCCCTCAGCGTCCAGTTCCTGGTTCTGGGATTCGGTGCGGCCGCCACACTCGTGTGCCGCCGGAAGGTTCGCCGGCAGATGGCGGCGCAGGGGGTTGTTGTCCCTCCGCTGCTCCGCAGCCTGGCCGAACAGCGGCGGGCAACCCTGGCCCAGCGGCGCCAGGGCTCGCGGACTCCCGAGGACTGA